One Lycium barbarum isolate Lr01 chromosome 5, ASM1917538v2, whole genome shotgun sequence genomic window carries:
- the LOC132640853 gene encoding uncharacterized protein LOC132640853, whose product MKNHYDYLKEKYQAWLPITKKTGNIYDPATNTILMSNEEWDEYIKAHPKAKTLRSAPLPFSELCTTLFEGSTATGIHGWSPSCTTPRPGASSVSTNRDIDSLDDIEDLLGDKNKGASKDSPSQSSIPIEKKNLGKKRKNASSRLEIDEKMSAALELLINKNNGPDVEECIEKLDRLGWEEPLYSAALSIFCEGDSYTKTWMKL is encoded by the exons ATGAAGAACCATTATGATTATCTAAAAGAAAAATATCAAGCTTGGTTGCCAATAACTAAAAAGACTGGTAATATTTATGATCCAGCAACCAATACCATTCTAATGTCTAACGAGGAGTGGGATGAGTACATAAAG GCTCATCCAAAAGCCAAGACATTGAGGAGTGCACCTCTACCCTTTTCGGAACTTTGTACAACATTATTTGAGGGTTCTACTGCAACAGGAATTCATGGTTGGAGTCCAAGTTGTACTACTCCGCGGCCCGGTGCCTCTTCTGTATCTACTAATAGAGATATAGATTCACTTGATGACATTGAGGATCTACTTGGTGACAAAAATAAAGGAGCTTCTAAAGATTCTCCATCTCAATCTTCAATCCCAATTGAAAAAAAGAATttgggaaagaaaagaaaaaatgcaTCGTCCCGATTAGAAATTGATGAGAAGATGAGTGCTGCATTGGAGTTACTGATTAACAAAAACAATGGACCTGATGTTGAAGAATGTATAGAAAAACTAGACAGGCTTGGATGGGAAGAGCCATTGTACTCTGCAGCTCTTAGTATATTTTGTGAAGGTGATAGCTACACAAAAACATGGATGAAACTGTGA
- the LOC132640852 gene encoding uncharacterized protein LOC132640852, which produces MVRMRSTATGGKEPAPAPAPVSIHVARAAVRGRGRGRGRGRGRGRGRAAIPIRNQAPAPTQDPDRELTPKLDDIPEEEIRAAEAQPGVAATPDFQEAVFLVLGYFYSLAQAGMIPVAPDGSQTRVGGHTPDATVALGFRTLRVLLVAAVAPRIDATPVPDFALRPMDGPVLTSEERNLFEGFTKMSPPWFYGTLGEDAYEFIVSCHEMLHKLGVVESHGVDYVSFQLVGDAKQWWRSYMECRPVRSPPLTWTQFYQVFLEKYVPRTLRDNRKDEFSTLEQRGRSVVEYETRFLALSGYATALLPTKAERVRRFVKGLDLPHRLATLQLEASGASFQSVVEHAKRVESEMGRPHSGGGDKKARRFDSFRGPIRGGGHHDRVRHHPYSRPIQSSLQALAGGSSGYSGHSSEQTSRGSYSRPSDRGGYSSSSMTVHQPMARGACFECGETGHYTRECP; this is translated from the coding sequence atggtgaggatgcGATCGACTGCTACTGGAGGCAAGGAGCCTGCACCTGCACCCGCACCCGTTTCCATACACGTTGCCCGAGCAGCTGTCCGTGGGCGAGGCAGGGGACGTGGCAGGGGGCGTGGCAGGGGCAGAGGCCGTGCAGCTATTCCAATTAGGAACCAAGCACCAGCACCTACTCAGGACCCTGACAGAGAGTTGACTCCGAAGCTTGACGACATTCCGGAGGAGGAGATTAGGGCTGCTGAGGCACAGCCTGGGGTCGCTGCTACTCCTGATTTTCAGGAGGCAGTGTTTCTAGTGTTGGGGTACTTTTACAGTTTGGCTCAGGCGGGCATGATTCCAGTTGCTCCAGATGGCTCGCAGACTAGAGTGGGAGGTCATACTCCCGATGCTACCGTTGCTCTAGGATTTCGGACATTAAGGGTATTGCTGGTAGCAGCagtggctccccgtattgatgcTACTCCAGTGCCTGATTTTGCTCTAAGGCCTATGGATGGGCCAGTGTTGACCAGTGAGGAGCGAAACTTGTTCGAGGGGTTTACCAAAATGTCTCCTCCTTGGTTCTATGGTACTCTCGgggaggatgcgtatgagtttatTGTTAGCTGCCATGAGATGCTTCATAAGTTGGGTGTAGTAGAGTCTCACGGGGTCGATTATGTTTCTTTCCAGTTAGTTGGGGATGCCAAGCAGTGGTGGAGATCGTACATGGAGTGTCGACCAGTTAGATCGCCACCTTTGACCTGGACCCAGTTCTACCAGGTGTTCCTGGAGAAGTATGTCCCTCGTACTCTGAGAGACAACAGAAAGGATGAGTTTTCGACATTGGAGCAGCGGGGTAGGTCGGTTGTGGAGTATGAGACCAGATTTCTCGCTTTGTCCGGTTATGCGACGGCATTACTTCCCACAAAGGCTGAGAGAGTGaggagatttgtgaagggtttggaCCTTCCGCATCGGCTGGCGACCTTACAGTTGGAGGCTTCTGGGGCCTCATTTCAGTCAGTAGTAGAGCATGCCAAGAGGGTTGAGTCAGAGATGGGTCGGCCACATAGTGGGGGTGGCGACAAGAAAGCTCGTAGATTTGACAGTTTCAGAGGTCCTATTAGAGGTGGGGGACACCATGACAGGGTTCGTCATCATCCCTACAGCCGCCCCATCCAGTCATCACTACAGGCTTTAGCAGGTGGTTCTTCAGGTTATAGCGGGCACAGTTCTGAGCAGACTTCCCGAGGGTCTTACTCTCGACCTTCAGACCGCGGAGGGTATTCTAGTTCTTCTATGACAGTTCACCAACCTATGGCCAGAGGAGCATGTTTTGAGTGTGGTGAGACAGGGCATTACACGAGAGAGTGTCCTTGA
- the LOC132642479 gene encoding uncharacterized protein LOC132642479 — MVFTYVYVGWEGVAHDARVLTEIASNPDNGFSFPPPRFLAPYRNIRYWLGDYHRRRAITKEEKFNHAHAQLRNVIEHSYGVLKARFPILDKIAPYPINIQRDVVIACFVVNNFIRKERINDDLFNHFDTPQVIFDEEGQQEEALDETNGPSWTVEDSQIMTDMREQLALQPMQRR, encoded by the exons ATGGTATTCACTTATGTTTATGTTGGATGGGAAGGGGTAGCACATGATGCACGCGTTCTAACTGAGATTGCATCTAATCCAGATAATGGCTTTTCATTTCCTCCACCTA GATTTCTAGCACCGTATCGTAATATTCGATATTGGTTAGGAGATTATCATCGTAGGCGTGCCATAACGAAGGAGGAAAAGTTTAATCATGCTCATGCACAGCTTAGAAACGTTATTGAACATTCCTATGGAGTACTGAAAGCAAGATTTCCTATATTGGACAAGATAGCTCCATATCCTATTAATATCCAAAGAGACGTTGTTATTGCATGTTTTGTCGTTAATAATTTTATCAGGAAGGAGCGCATCAATGATGACTTGTTTAATCATTTTGATACGCCTCAAGTGATATTTGATGAAGAAGGACAACAAGAAGAAGCATTAGATGAAACAAATGGACCTAGTTGGACAGTTGAAGATTCTCAGATAATGACCGATATGAGGGAGCAACTTGCACTCCAACCAATGCAAAGAAGATGA